The following are encoded in a window of Hemiscyllium ocellatum isolate sHemOce1 chromosome 35, sHemOce1.pat.X.cur, whole genome shotgun sequence genomic DNA:
- the LOC132832454 gene encoding nuclear factor 7, brain-like isoform X2 yields MDSRQQVRSLTEEAICPICQDFFTDPVILDCEHNFCRSCITQSWEKQEINSCPECRQEFPDRNLRGNRALANLAEKARTLNLNPQEKESEHHCEEHQEELKLFCETDKKLVCVICRDSWEHKSHNFIQITEAVGIYKDRVKSSLDSLTGKKSAALEMEQQQKQKIFHIQEESSSLQTHIKSEFTKMHQMLTEKEQSLLRDLREQEENILKPMEENLQEIQGNLKSIQEKLLKLGKQLEHTDGVIFLKEQTSRKRRISEEFNMLSLMDGILSTQTFYSLFPFLVWKEMQEATQPE; encoded by the exons ATGGATTCCAGACAGCAGGTCCGGAGTTTGACCGAGGAGGCAATTTGTCCCATTTGTCAGGATTTCTTCACCGATCCGGTTATACTGGATTGTGAACACAACTTCTGCCGCTCCTGTATCACCCAGAGTTGGGAAAAGCAGGAGATAAACTCCTGCCCGGAATGTAGACAGGAGTTTCCGGACAGAAACCTCAGAGGCAACAGGGCCTTAGCGAATCTGGCCGAGAAAGCTCGAACATTAAATCTGAATCCACAAGAGAAGGAAAGTGAACATCACTGTGAGGAACATCAGGAAGAACTGAAGCTGTTTTGTGAAACTGACAAGAAATTGGTCTGTGTGATTTGTAGAGATTCCTGGGAACACAAATCTCACAACTTCATCCAGATTACAGAAGCTGTTGGAATCTACAAG GATCGAGTGAAATCTTCCTTGGATTCTCTCACAGGGAAGAAATCAGCAGCTCTAGAAAtggagcagcagcagaaacagaagatTTTCCACATTCAG GAGGAATCCAGCAGCCTGCAAACCCACATCAAATCCGAGTTCACTAAAATGCACCAGATGCTGACTGAGAAAGAGCAGAGTTTACTCCGAGATCTCAGGGAACAAGAGGAAAACATTCTCAAACCAATGGAGGAAAATCTTCAAGAAATTCAAGGGAATTTAAAGTCTATTCAGGAGAAACTTTTAAAGTTGGGAAAACAGCTGGAACACACAGATGGAGTGATATTTCTGAAG GAGCAAACATCTCGGAAGAGGAG GATTAGTGAAGAGTTTAATATGCTCTCGCTGATGGATGGTATCCTCTCCACTCAAACATTCTACAGCCTCTTCCCATTTCTTGTGTGGAAAGAAATGCAGGAAGCCACTCAACCTG